The following are from one region of the Spirochaetae bacterium HGW-Spirochaetae-1 genome:
- a CDS encoding 50S ribosomal protein L13, whose product MSIQKTYSIKESQVEKNWVLIDAEGKILGRLATKVADILRGKNKPTFTSHMDMGDNVIIINAEKVVLTGKKSEDKDYFTHSKFPGGDKFINIKKIMAEQPEYVIMHAVKGMLPKSKLGKQQITNLRVYAGPEHPHDAQQPVKVEI is encoded by the coding sequence ATGAGTATTCAGAAAACGTATAGTATAAAAGAGTCCCAGGTTGAAAAAAACTGGGTCCTGATTGATGCGGAAGGCAAGATTCTTGGACGGCTTGCTACCAAAGTTGCCGATATTTTAAGAGGAAAAAACAAACCCACCTTTACTTCCCACATGGATATGGGTGATAATGTAATTATTATAAACGCCGAGAAGGTAGTCCTGACCGGTAAAAAATCCGAAGATAAGGATTATTTTACGCATTCCAAGTTCCCGGGAGGGGACAAGTTCATCAATATCAAGAAAATTATGGCTGAACAACCCGAGTATGTCATCATGCACGCCGTAAAAGGCATGCTTCCCAAGAGTAAACTGGGCAAGCAGCAGATCACCAACCTCAGGGTATATGCAGGCCCGGAACATCCTCACGATGCTCAACAGCCTGTCAAGGTCGAGATATAG
- a CDS encoding 30S ribosomal protein S9, producing the protein MADTRVYATGRRKTSVARVWIKPGSGNIVVNKQPINEYFRRMTLGLVVRQPLEYVGQLEKFDVFATVLGGGWSGQAGAIKMAIARCLVKVDEAHKKTLRQGGFLTRDAREVERKKPGQKKARKRFQFSKR; encoded by the coding sequence ATGGCTGACACTAGAGTATACGCAACAGGCAGAAGAAAAACCTCCGTGGCTCGGGTCTGGATAAAACCCGGTTCCGGTAATATTGTGGTTAACAAACAACCGATCAATGAATATTTCAGAAGGATGACCCTGGGACTTGTGGTCCGGCAGCCTCTTGAATATGTTGGTCAGCTGGAAAAATTTGACGTATTCGCCACGGTTCTGGGCGGCGGCTGGTCCGGCCAGGCTGGAGCTATCAAGATGGCCATTGCCCGATGCCTTGTTAAGGTCGATGAGGCCCATAAAAAAACACTTCGCCAGGGTGGATTCCTTACCCGTGATGCACGGGAAGTTGAAAGGAAAAAGCCGGGACAAAAGAAAGCAAGGAAAAGATTCCAGTTTTCGAAACGTTAA
- a CDS encoding enoyl-CoA hydratase/isomerase family protein has product MDLQYVKLTEENGVATVILNRPEKGNSLSPDMLGEIGDLFTNLSTRKDITVIILTGGEKIFSAGFDLDFVKELKMENNGPFVDLFWRVYRSIRFCAQPVIAAIGGPAMAGGFDLTQMCDIRYASERAKFGQREVVLSIIPVLDPLWRIIGFGPALEWALSGRDIDVQEAYRTGFVTRIFPEGTVVKEVTEIALRMAAYDRSTLVDTKRMSIDVLHNSLDGSMKTHDLLFRDYIGSEKNRSRVHSLLETIRNRKK; this is encoded by the coding sequence ATGGATCTGCAATATGTAAAGCTTACGGAAGAAAATGGTGTTGCGACAGTTATATTGAACAGACCTGAAAAGGGCAATTCCCTGTCTCCCGACATGCTCGGGGAGATAGGCGATCTCTTCACAAACCTGAGCACACGAAAGGATATAACGGTAATCATTCTGACCGGTGGTGAAAAAATATTCTCAGCCGGCTTCGACCTCGATTTCGTTAAAGAACTGAAAATGGAAAACAATGGGCCTTTTGTCGATCTTTTCTGGCGGGTATACCGATCGATCCGGTTCTGCGCTCAGCCCGTCATAGCGGCGATAGGCGGTCCTGCCATGGCCGGCGGCTTCGACCTCACACAGATGTGTGATATTCGTTATGCTTCGGAGCGGGCAAAGTTCGGCCAACGCGAGGTAGTTCTCTCGATAATTCCGGTTCTCGATCCCCTCTGGCGCATCATTGGTTTCGGCCCGGCGCTGGAGTGGGCCCTTTCAGGCAGGGACATCGACGTGCAGGAGGCATATCGCACTGGATTCGTGACCCGGATTTTTCCCGAGGGAACAGTAGTAAAGGAAGTGACGGAAATCGCCCTTAGAATGGCAGCCTATGACCGCTCGACGCTGGTCGATACTAAAAGAATGAGCATTGACGTTCTGCACAACAGTCTCGACGGGTCGATGAAAACCCACGATTTGCTCTTCAGGGACTACATTGGATCCGAGAAAAACCGGTCGCGGGTCCATTCATTGCTCGAGACAATCAGAAACAGGAAGAAATAA
- a CDS encoding alanine--tRNA ligase encodes MQKVMDLRHSFIEFFREKNHRIVPSSSLVPKDDPTLLFTTAGMVQFKPMFAGTVDLEYTRAASVQKCFRTSDLENVGKTKRHLTLFEMLGNFSFGDYFKKEAIEFAWEYSTSVIGFSPEKIWVSIYQDDDEAFDIWHRHIGVPAEKIVRLGKEDNFWGPAGDSGACGPCSELYLDRGAEFGCGASDCKPGCECERFLEYWNLVFNQFNQDINGKLHPLPRTGIDTGMGLERLATLVQNVDSIYETDEFRGLIEFITEKTGVSYTGENIVPMRVMAEHARALTFAMSDGIYPSNDGRGYVLRRILRRALRYSRQIGIKDPFIYSMADPVVRIMGDFYPEIKGSVKNVKAVIESEEKRFLETIENGMDRLEEIIKSARKKGDAVISGKDVFVLYDTFGFPLEMTEEIVLEQGLKADRDGFEQEMEAQRKRGKESWKGAEAGLEKLFEDGARKAGDTVFRGYDENETESVIQLLYDHNEEKEILSQGEKGLVILKETSFYGESGGQVGDVGEIITDSGAVFRVDDTKKYNKTIIHVGEITRGELRKGGAAIARIDTVNRNLIRANHTATHLLQAALRFVLGEHVKQAGSIVDPERLRFDFSHFNAMSDEEIQRVESLVNEKIWENVEVATEKMKLDDAVKSGAMAVFDEKYEDAVRVITVDKFSKELCGGTHVDNTGKIGVFKIVRESSPGAGVRRVEATTLKGVLDRYAVQEKLLAGVVEKLNVTEGDVLKRLEDVVEKSRSLEKELEKIKKQNLNSGIDEIMASGSVVKGVKIITHHFTGVETAQLRELSDAIREREQNALVCLGSEVEGKAVLLYAATKKAVDAGIDCGALIKETVKLVGGGGGGRKDMAQAGGKTPAGLKNALDEALKLASSMIK; translated from the coding sequence ATGCAGAAAGTAATGGACTTGAGACATTCATTTATAGAATTTTTCCGGGAAAAAAACCATCGCATCGTGCCTTCAAGTTCCCTGGTGCCGAAGGATGATCCCACGCTGCTCTTTACGACGGCCGGCATGGTCCAGTTCAAACCCATGTTTGCCGGCACCGTTGACCTGGAATATACCAGGGCTGCCTCGGTCCAGAAGTGTTTCCGAACCAGTGACCTGGAAAATGTGGGTAAAACAAAACGGCACCTGACCTTGTTCGAGATGCTGGGGAATTTCTCCTTCGGTGATTATTTCAAAAAGGAGGCCATAGAATTCGCCTGGGAATATTCAACATCAGTGATAGGGTTTTCCCCGGAGAAAATATGGGTCTCCATTTATCAGGATGATGACGAGGCATTTGATATATGGCACCGGCATATCGGTGTGCCGGCTGAAAAAATAGTACGGCTGGGGAAGGAGGACAATTTCTGGGGGCCCGCCGGAGACAGCGGAGCATGTGGTCCCTGCTCAGAACTCTATCTCGACCGCGGAGCGGAATTTGGCTGTGGGGCAAGTGACTGTAAACCGGGATGTGAGTGTGAACGCTTCCTCGAATACTGGAACCTGGTATTCAACCAGTTTAACCAGGACATTAATGGAAAACTCCACCCCCTCCCCCGTACCGGTATTGATACCGGCATGGGCCTGGAACGGCTTGCCACCCTCGTGCAGAATGTCGATTCCATATATGAGACCGATGAATTCAGGGGGCTCATTGAATTTATCACTGAAAAAACCGGTGTTTCTTATACAGGAGAAAATATCGTTCCCATGCGGGTCATGGCTGAACATGCCAGGGCACTGACCTTTGCCATGTCCGACGGCATTTATCCCTCCAATGACGGAAGGGGATATGTTCTTCGTCGTATACTGCGACGGGCCCTCAGGTACAGCAGGCAGATAGGCATTAAAGATCCCTTCATTTACAGCATGGCTGATCCTGTTGTCCGCATAATGGGAGACTTTTATCCGGAAATTAAGGGCTCGGTGAAAAACGTCAAGGCCGTCATCGAATCGGAGGAAAAGCGCTTCCTGGAAACCATTGAAAACGGCATGGACCGACTTGAGGAGATTATAAAATCGGCCAGGAAAAAGGGCGACGCCGTCATTTCCGGCAAGGATGTTTTTGTTCTTTACGACACATTCGGATTTCCACTGGAGATGACCGAGGAGATCGTCCTTGAACAGGGATTAAAAGCGGACAGGGATGGATTTGAACAAGAGATGGAGGCCCAGCGGAAACGCGGCAAGGAAAGCTGGAAGGGAGCCGAAGCGGGCCTGGAAAAACTCTTTGAGGACGGGGCCCGGAAGGCCGGTGATACCGTATTCAGGGGATACGACGAAAATGAAACGGAAAGTGTTATCCAATTACTCTATGACCACAACGAGGAAAAGGAAATTCTGAGTCAGGGGGAGAAGGGGCTTGTCATACTTAAAGAAACGTCCTTTTACGGTGAGTCCGGCGGCCAGGTAGGTGATGTAGGCGAAATAATCACTGATTCCGGTGCTGTTTTCCGGGTAGACGATACGAAAAAATATAATAAGACCATTATTCATGTGGGCGAAATAACACGGGGCGAGCTCAGGAAGGGCGGGGCTGCCATAGCGCGGATAGACACGGTGAACCGGAATCTTATCAGGGCGAACCATACGGCCACGCATCTCCTTCAGGCGGCGCTCCGATTCGTTCTGGGAGAGCACGTCAAGCAGGCCGGCTCCATTGTTGATCCGGAAAGGCTCAGGTTTGATTTTTCCCACTTCAACGCCATGTCCGATGAAGAGATACAGCGGGTGGAATCCTTAGTCAATGAGAAGATATGGGAAAATGTCGAGGTCGCTACGGAAAAAATGAAGCTTGATGACGCGGTAAAAAGCGGGGCCATGGCCGTTTTTGATGAAAAGTATGAGGATGCGGTCCGTGTCATCACCGTCGATAAATTCAGTAAAGAACTCTGCGGCGGCACGCATGTGGACAACACGGGTAAAATCGGCGTTTTCAAGATCGTACGGGAATCTTCACCGGGGGCCGGCGTGCGGAGAGTCGAGGCCACGACGCTGAAGGGAGTCCTTGACCGGTATGCGGTGCAGGAAAAACTGCTTGCCGGTGTCGTGGAAAAACTTAATGTTACGGAAGGAGATGTTCTGAAAAGACTTGAGGATGTAGTGGAAAAGTCCCGGTCTCTTGAAAAGGAACTGGAGAAAATAAAGAAACAGAATCTCAACTCGGGCATCGATGAGATAATGGCTTCAGGATCAGTTGTAAAAGGCGTCAAAATTATTACGCATCACTTTACCGGCGTGGAAACGGCACAGCTCCGGGAACTGTCCGACGCAATCCGGGAGAGGGAGCAGAATGCCCTGGTTTGCCTGGGCTCCGAAGTGGAAGGCAAGGCTGTTCTGCTCTATGCCGCCACGAAGAAGGCCGTGGATGCAGGCATCGACTGCGGGGCGCTTATAAAGGAAACGGTGAAACTTGTGGGCGGCGGCGGCGGCGGCCGCAAGGACATGGCACAGGCCGGCGGAAAGACGCCTGCGGGACTGAAGAACGCCCTTGATGAGGCCCTGAAGCTGGCGTCATCAATGATTAAATAG